GGCAGCCGGAAGCAGATACGCCTCAGCCCAGCGCAAGGCCTCGACGGCGGCGTCTCGGAGGATGCTCAGTCGAGACAGAACTCGTTGCCCTCGATGTCCTGCATCACGATGCACGACTCATTGTGGTCATCGGCAAGCAGCACGCGCTCGCGTATCGCGCCGAGCGCGACCAGTCGCGCGCACTCGGCTTCGAGCGTGGCGAGGCGCTCTTCCCCAACGAGCCCGGTGCCGACCCGCACGTCAAGATGCACCCGATTCTTGACGACCTTCCCTTCGGGGACGCGCTGGAAGTACAGCCGCGGGCCCACGCCTGAGGGGTCACTGCAGGTGAACGCTGAGCCCTGCCGCTCAGGCGGCAGAGAGCGATCGAAATCGTCCCACGTGGCAAACCCCTCCGGTGGCGGCGGTACGACGTATCCCAAGACCTCGCACCAAAAGCGGGCGACGCGCTCAGGTTCTGCGCAGTCGAAG
This window of the Streptomyces sp. NBC_01275 genome carries:
- a CDS encoding VOC family protein produces the protein MSSIKQFQVTFDCAEPERVARFWCEVLGYVVPPPPEGFATWDDFDRSLPPERQGSAFTCSDPSGVGPRLYFQRVPEGKVVKNRVHLDVRVGTGLVGEERLATLEAECARLVALGAIRERVLLADDHNESCIVMQDIEGNEFCLD